TCCTTGGCGCCGCCTGCAAGACGGCGGAGCCCACCCCCGAGCCGCCCCAGGCCTCCACCCCGGCCCCCGTGGCCGCCGCCGCGCCGGCCACGCCCGCGCCCGAGGCCCCCGCCGTGCCCATGTCCGAGCGCCCCATGCCCCCGGGCCTGGACGCCGCGGTGATGGACCCGTCCGTGAACCCCTGTGACGACTTCTACCAGTACGCGTGTGGCGGCTGGCTGAAGGCCACGGAGATCCCCGCCGAGCGCGCGCGCTGGAGCCGCGGCTTCGAGACCGTGGCCGAGCGCAACCAGACCGTGCTGCGCGACATCCTCACGAAGGCCGCGGAAGGGCAGGGCGAGGGCACCCCGGAAGAGAAGAAGCTGGGGGACTTCTACGGCTCCTGCATGGACGAGGCGAAGCTGGAGCAGTCGCTGCCCACGCTGCGCACGTACCTGGCGAAGCTCAACGGCCTGAAGAGCCCGCAGGCGGTGGCCAGCGCGGTGGCGTGGCTGCACGCGCGAGACGTGAACGCGCTGTTCCGCGTGGGGTCGGATCAGGACCAGAAGGACGCGACGCAGGTCATCGCCATCGTGGACGCCGGGGGCCTGGGCCTGCCGGACCGCGACTACTACCTCAAGCCCGACGTGAAGATGCGCGAGGCGCGCAACGCCTACCAGGCGCACGTGCAGAAGGTGTTCGAGCTGTTGGGCGACGCGCCCTTCGTGGCCAGCCGCAAGGCCATTGGCATCCTCGCCATCGAGACGCGCCTGGCCAACGCGCGGCTGCCCAAGGAGGAGCGGCGCGAGCCGGAGAAGGTCTACCACCGCCTGGAGCGCCAGGGCCTGAAGAAGCTGGCGCCCGCGTTCCAGTGGGACACCTACTTCGCGCAGGTGGGGCTGCCGGCGGGTGAAGCGCTCAACGTGACGGAGCCGAAGTTCTTCTCGGAGGTGTCCGCGCTGGTGCGTCAGCAGCGCCCGACGGACATGGGGCCGTACCTCTCCTACCACCTGGTGAAGGACGTGCAGACGGCGCTGCCCAAGGCGCTGCGCGACGAGTTCTTCCGCTTCGAGTCCTCGGTGCTCACCGGCGCCAAGGCGGACCTGGCGCGCTGGAAGAAGTGCGTGGACGCCACGGACGAGGCGCTGCCGCACGCGCTGGCCAAGCCCTTCATCGCGCGCACCTTCGGCGCGGACGGCAAGGCCACCACCCTGGACATGGTCCAGCAGATTGAGCAGTCCTTCGAGCGCAACCTGGACACGCTGTCCTGGATGGACGCGGAGACGAAGGCCCAGGCGCTGGTGAAGGTGAAGAAGATCACCAACAAGATCGGCTACCCGGACCAGTGGCGCACCTACGACGGGCTGACGGTGTCGCGCGACTCGTACCTGGACAACATGCTGGCGGCGGACGCCTTCGAGCAGGCGCGCCAGCTGCGCAAGGTGGGCCAGCCGGTGGACCGGCAGGAGTGGTTCATGTCGCCGCCCACAGTGAACGCCTACTACAACGCGGC
The sequence above is drawn from the Corallococcus sp. NCRR genome and encodes:
- a CDS encoding M13 family metallopeptidase, with translation MKRLALFAASCVLGAACKTAEPTPEPPQASTPAPVAAAAPATPAPEAPAVPMSERPMPPGLDAAVMDPSVNPCDDFYQYACGGWLKATEIPAERARWSRGFETVAERNQTVLRDILTKAAEGQGEGTPEEKKLGDFYGSCMDEAKLEQSLPTLRTYLAKLNGLKSPQAVASAVAWLHARDVNALFRVGSDQDQKDATQVIAIVDAGGLGLPDRDYYLKPDVKMREARNAYQAHVQKVFELLGDAPFVASRKAIGILAIETRLANARLPKEERREPEKVYHRLERQGLKKLAPAFQWDTYFAQVGLPAGEALNVTEPKFFSEVSALVRQQRPTDMGPYLSYHLVKDVQTALPKALRDEFFRFESSVLTGAKADLARWKKCVDATDEALPHALAKPFIARTFGADGKATTLDMVQQIEQSFERNLDTLSWMDAETKAQALVKVKKITNKIGYPDQWRTYDGLTVSRDSYLDNMLAADAFEQARQLRKVGQPVDRQEWFMSPPTVNAYYNAATNEIVFPAGILQPPFFGRDASAAVNFGAMGMVVGHEITHGFDDEGRQFDADGNLRTWWTPASDKAFRERVSCVRNQYDQYTAVDDVKVNGKLTLGENVADLGGLKLAYAAMEAYLAKHPDQATKANSYRFTPGQQFFLAHAQSWCSKIRNEAARQRALTDSHSPAFLRVKGPDVNLPQFQQAFSCPAGSPMVAPAANRCEVW